One window from the genome of Babylonia areolata isolate BAREFJ2019XMU chromosome 11, ASM4173473v1, whole genome shotgun sequence encodes:
- the LOC143287337 gene encoding uncharacterized protein LOC143287337: protein MFIRRRAFCLVLASVAVCQLVLAVLYLTRSSGYTFRASDSTARAVDSDSRQQVGDGVPQVPLTPVLNQSTNTLMQLYARRYSKMTVKAEHLPTKACPAVFHNGSPACWMPGCNASFPPLPQRLQRVLQTQHPITEEQKSVIHNMAHHPDPVDVAFVTAASANHFGESQGLIKSLEKLVFPEMRRQGQWTFRLFYYDLGLEKGQLNKLKKFCNCTVLPFPFSRLPPSFQKLRTCIWKPLVIKAHLSSSRFTVWMDASTRLTTSNISDILHQADQLGIFAVRNNYMTMMHVHPFMTSYFQIEPCYLASLYETAGGFLAFNNDVFVHTAILDPWVACAFSPRCLCPTNGTENCESLVHCENRGRGYFRCHRFDQSGLGIILVLLFDRKVTHMTHRLHHNTKSPWFTFRRDDQVKYFP, encoded by the exons ATGTTCATCAGGAGGAGGGCTTTTTGCCTGGTGCTGGCATCGGTAGCTGTCTGCCAACTTGTTTTGGCTGTCCTCTACCTGACCAGGAGCAGCGGGTACACGTTCCGTGCTTCAG ACAGCACAGCCAGAGCTGTGGACAGCGACAGCAGACAGCAGGTTGGTGACGGGGTTCCCCAAGTGCCCCTCACTCCCGTCCTTAACCAGTCAACCAACACACTGATGCAGTTATACGCCCGAAGATACTCCA AAATGACCGTGAAAGCTGAGCATTTGCCAACAAAAGCCTGCCCAGCTGTCTTTCACAACGGTT ccccagccTGCTGGATGCCAGGATGCAACGCCTCCTTCCCACCGCTCCCACAACGCTTACAGCGCGTGCTGCAGACACAGCACCCCATCACCGAGGAGCAGAAGAGCGTCATCCACAACATGGCCCACCACCCGGACCCTGTGGACGTGGCCTTCGTCACGGCTGCCTCCGCCAATCACTTCGGGGAGAGTCAAGGGCTGATCAAGAGCCTGGAGAAGCTTGTCTTCCCAGAGATGCGGCGTCAGGGGCAGTGGACGTTCCGCCTGTTTTACTATGACCTGGGGCTGGAGAAAGGGCAGCTGAACAAG ctGAAGAAGTTCTGCAACTGCACAGTGCTTCCTTTCCCCTTTTCCCGCCTGCCACCCTCCTTCCAGAAGCTACGCACCTGCATCTGGAAACCGCTGGTGATCAAA GCTCATCTCAGCTCCTCCCGCTTCACAGTGTGGATGGATGCTAGCACACGGCTGACCACCAGCAACATCTCGGATATCTTGCACCAGGCCGATCAACTAGGAATCTTCGCGGTTCGGAACAATTACATGACAATGATGCACGTTCACCCCTTCATGACGTCATACTTCCAGATTGAACCCTGCTATTTGGCCTCTTTGTACGAAACTGCGGGCGGGTTCCTGGCTTTTAACAACGACGTGTTTGTCCACACGGCCATTCTGGACCCCTGGGTGGCCTGCGCGTTTTCTCCCCGATGTCTGTGCCCCACGAATGGCACAGAGAACTGTGAGAGCTTGGTCCACTGTGAAAACAGGGGGCGTGGTTACTTTCGCTGTCACCGCTTCGACCAATCAGGACTGGGCATCATACTGGTCCTTCTGTTTGACAGGAAAGTGACCCACATGACCCACCGACTGCACCACAACACGAAATCCCCGTGGTTTACCTTCAGGAGAGACGACCAAGTCAAGTATTTTCCATAA